A stretch of DNA from Excalfactoria chinensis isolate bCotChi1 chromosome 6, bCotChi1.hap2, whole genome shotgun sequence:
TACCACAAGAGTGAATggttccttcagctgctccaaTGAAAGCAGAGACCACTGGGCCTGCAAAATACCGGGCACTTCCCTCTATCAAGGAGGTATCCAAGTGTCAAGAAAAAAGTCATTATGTGACTTAGAACCATAAACATCTGATGGAGTTGGCATGTAGGCCTAAGGTTGTTTTGCCTTGTCAAGTGCTGGCTGATAGAATGGAAACCCAGATGTTCTGAGAGGTGCTTCTTGGCACTTTATCCGCAGTGCATTCCTGTTAGATTACAGGTGATAGCTTTTTATGCGTGCTGTCACTGTGTTAAAGGCTTGTTTAAAAATGCTTCATTGCAGGATGAGGGCTTAGTATTCAGTTACGAGCTGTTCCGCTTTGTGAGTTTTAATTCCTATTGTGTTAACTTGCTGTCTAGCAAGGAAAAGACTTTTAAAtgttactttccttttttcccttgtagGTTCAATGGATAACACAGTTCGGCTGTGGGATGCAGTGAAAGCATTTGAAGACTTAGAAACGGATGACTTTACTACAGCTACTGGACACATAAACTTGCCTGAAAACTCACAGGACTTGTTACTGGGTACATACATGACCAAATCAACTCCAGTTGTTCACCTTCATTTCACACGCAGGAACTTGCTACTGGCTGCAGGAGCCTACAGTTCACAGTAGGTCAGGAAGCCGTAAGACTGACTGTGCCAAGTTGTTGCAGCAGTGACCTCAGAATGTGAGATGAAGAGAAATGTCTTGTATGGGTGGACTTCGCTCGTCCattgcaggaaaaacaaaactgttaacTAACTCAAGCGAcatcttctctgttctgctctcaTAATTCACACATTCTGCTCTCACAGTTTGAAAATGCTGGAGATTGACAAGACAGTGTGAGTTTAAAGGAAGGAATTGTTTCATGGTGCTTTTGATAAATGTGtccatacatatatatacatatatgtatgtatatgacAACGGCTGTCTCCTCTCAGAGATGGTATTGAGCTCTGCTGAAACTTCTGGAAAGTTAACAGCCCTGGTCTGTGTTctcaaatgatattttttaaagcacttaaTGTATGGTTTGCTAATGTTTGATCAGTCTCAAACACAGGTAAAAACTTCAGACTCAGAAAAGGAGAATGTAGTTTAACTCACTATAGCCTGGGCTGGGCAACAGGTATGGTGGGAATATTATTAGCAACAAATAGGGCATTGAAAGAATAAGCCCAACAGGCAGAGGCCTGTGGGGAACTGCAGAGAAGTTACGTGTAGTTTTTATGCATCTAAGTACCAAGTCCTGAAAAGATTTCACACTTCTGTACTCTTTTGAGGTATTAGAAATGAAGATCTTGTTGTTCTGTTCTGACAagtagctgctgctgtgtgataAGGAATGCAGATTGCAATGTGAATTCTTTGGAGACATGCATCACCCAATCTTAAAAACAATATACTTAAGCCCCCATACGTTCTATTAGATTTGAAGAGCTTCAAAAACCTGCATCCTCTGAGAATACAGTTTAACAGATCGCACTGTAAAGCTAGTGAAGGATCAAGGAATTGAAATGTAATTGCAGAACAAAAAGCTTAATCTGTCGTCAGTTCACCATCAGATTGCTTTTGAAAGGCTGGCTCGTCTGCTGGTGTGACAGCTGGCACCCAAAGAAACCCCTGCTGTACTCCAGTAAGTCTTGCTGGACAACCAGTAAGGCTCAGAGCTTCTAaggaaaacatacaaaacacTGGGAGGATAGGCCTTGTGTTGGGGTCTGCGAATGGGAACATCACCACCAAAGGAAAGGCCTTTACAAACTACTGACAGGAGATCTGTGTATTCCCTGTTACTTGCAGTCAGGGCTCAGGCAAACAATCTGCTGGCTCTCCACTGAAGATGCAGAAAAACAAGACTTGACATTTCTAAGGTAAACAAACAACTACCTCCTGTCTCATCCTTTTTCTGACTAAGCCTTGGAGTAAAGAGGCATCGGGGCATTAAATGTCAAAGTAAAGGTGGATAATTCATAAGGAATCTAATCTGGAAACGTTCTTTAAAGAGAAATGGTTAAAATTAAACTATTATGGATTTATCTGTAAAGGTACATCAGAACTTCCTAGTACTCAATACCATCAGCTGGACTTAAAACAAGTTACCTAAAAGCATGTATAGCTTTGAGAGcttgaagaaaacactgctgcattctgcctttttattttgtacagTTTTATACTTTTGATAGTATAATAAATACTAAAACCACGTAGCTTGTGTCTGTAGACTGTATGGTGGAAGaagatgctttctttccttgacAGCTGGAGTGGATGTGAGAGCAGTGCTTTTAAAAGCGAGTACTGTCTGTTTGTCCTTGTCTGCACGGACAAACAAGGGAGTTAGTTCAGCAGCTGATTATGGGTTGTTTAACTTAGAACTAAATCTAATTGTATGTGATACGTTTTTGCCAAGTGGATGCATTACAGTTACAACAACTATTGTTCTCTGGAAAGACCTAAAGGGCAGAGGCTGTTGATGTAAACAGGACAGAAAGACTACATTTATTCAGAAGGATGGCTTTAATGATAAATTAAGGATGGAGGGAGAGCACAAGAACCTCATGTAATTTCTCCTGACCTACACTCTTTCTGCCAGCAACCGCGCTGACCTCCTGCTATTAAGTTTGGGGCTCTTTTCAGCCTCATGCTTTTGCATCACAGGTCCCAGGAGCAACACTTGTTGCTGGTGACCTTCCAAGAAGCACTGTGCTCTATCACCTTCATCTAAGGAAGCGAGTTTTGCTGAACTTTGTTGTAGAAAGACAGCAGGTAGAGAACATGACATACCAGCTTTAGTggtgggcagagctggcagtATATACAGATCAACATTTTGAGAAAGTAAGGAACATGAGCTAGGATTTGATCACTCCTTGGTGGGATGTTTTCCCTCAAAACCAAAAGGATTCTATGCAAAATACAGgcaaacagacactgcagcTGACTGCTATTCTGCATTGCATTAACAGTAATTAATGGTTTCCATGTAAGCTAATAGCTGGAAGCGTTAAAAAAGGGAGTAAGCAGCACAACCAAGTAATTGTAAGCCATGCAAGTTTACTGATGCCGACTATGACACTTGGCAACACAGCGATGCTTTGAGCAGCTGTAAGCTCGGTGCTTGTCGGGATCATGCTGCTGAGATCATTCCTGAACTATTGAGTGCTCAGGTCATTTTAGGATGTGttacagaggaaacaaaatactCAGGAAAGAATCAGCTACTCCATCTCCAGTACAAATTATctttgaaataggaaaaagcaCCCCACTTATGCTTCTTCGCACCACGTCATATTATCAATAAAGCAAATaattgtttatattttattaacCATCGCAGGACATCAGCTTCCTTTACACTGACACAAATTGATGCTTCAGACATGCCAGAAACCCTGCCAAGAGATGAGAGCAAACATATTACTATCATTGCACACACATAGTTGTTACCCCAGTAACAACTTAATTTGTTCAGAATCTCCCCCCTGCCCCCAAATTACACTATACTCTAATCGAGGTTTAAaactgtgcacacacatgccTGGGTTTCTCCTCCTAATTATGTTTTGTTCCTAGCGGTTTCTCTGTGGGCTGGGATGGAATCATTTACTAGAAGAACACTGGTTGCTTACCATTACTTATCTGCCACAGCAGGAGTTGTCTTCTTAGGCCTAAACTTGAAATACAGGATGAGCATTGCAACACTTGCATACGTTGCTATTACATACTGTAAAAAAAAGTTTACTGTCAGTCTAAGACTCAGAAAACATCATTATTAGTAGGCTAAAAAAACACGGTCATGATACGTACATTCCTCCTGCCTGTGAGGGTGTAGGAATTGAAGTACTTCTGAAATCCAGTGAACTGGTGTTGAGATCCCGAGTCGTGGCCAGCCATGGCTGCTGATTCTAACAAGCAATACAAGACAGTTATTGAGCTCCACTGTCAGCTGAACAATAGATCTCTATGCTGTGCTCAGTTCTTCCACTGAGagctattaaaatgttttcaggacATACAGACTAGACTACTTAACATAAGTCTTTCTGAGCTCGGCTAGGGAATAGCTTCAATTGCACGTCCAAAAGCTCAACAGTGACCTGATTCAGAAAAGACCATCACTCTGTTTTTGCACCTCAAAACGCTACATTGCAATTTCCATGCTATATGAGAATACAAGTGCTTCATCTTTCTACTCAGTTTTCAGCTATACCACCAAGCTGAGGCAATTACAGGACCTTAGAAGTGTTTTCACAGGTACAATGAAATCACCAAGCACACGAGGTTACACCTTCACATTTTGTCTGCATCTAGACTACAACATCAGGTCTACTGCAAGACACCAGTTAGCACAACACCCTACCAAACAGACAGGAACATACTTGCAGAATCACTCAGTAGTTGATATTGGCACCTCTGGAGATGACAAAGTCCCACCCCAACCTGATCAAAGCAGGGTCACTCATGAACCTGTCACTTGGTTCTGAGAGATGGAGGCTCCACAAATACCCTAGAGGGTCAGGTTCAGTGTCTGACCTTCCTTACAGCACAAGAAGTTTTAATGTTTAGAGACACCTTTTCTAAGAGTATCCTTCCCTTACGCTTAAGGAAGTTTCACACTTAGGACACATACTCGATGATGTTATGTCAGCTCTAAGGAAGCACACGTGCCACACGTTACCTACCAAGCTTGGCAGAGATGCTGTAGCCACTGGCACCCTGGAAAATAGATACAGAGAATGGATGTAGCTGGTTCTTCATTCACAAACACAACTCTTGCACAAACCCGACCCTGTAACAACGCTACTATGTAGCCAGGGATGCCAGCGTGCACCCGGCTGATGGTGAAACAGCAAAAACCCTCAAAGAAACCTTCCCATACATGTGCTGTAGGCGATCTGGAAACCCAACCTCACCTTTTCGTTACAGCAGACCAAAGCAAAACCCTGCAAAGGAGCCACCTGCAACCTCCTGAAGGCGGCTCAAAGCCCCGACAGCGCGTTACAAGCTTTCCTTTTCGGAAGAGCCCTGTACCCTCGGCCTGCCCCGCACAGATACCATCACACCACAGGCCGGAGCTGGGAGAAGGCACAGTGGCTGAAGGTCGCGGGCGCCCTTGAGAACAGCCACAGCCCAACGCTACGTACAGCCGTCCTCCGCCCCAGCAGCAAAGCCCCCCAGAAAGAGCAGGAAGCAGAGACCCATTCGAAGGCCAGACAGGCTCCCCCCCGCTACGTCCGCTCAGTACCTCAGCCGCCTCCTTCCTCACCGCCTCgctctgcccttctgcagcGCCCTCCCACAAGATGGCGGCCGCCCAGCTGCGCGCTCATCCACAGCGCCGCGCGCTGATTGGCTGCCCACGGAAGCACGactccccccgccccgccccgccccccgcCTGTCCTAGAGGATGGCCCGCCGCTTCCGCCCGCCCTTTAACCTTTGCTCTCTTCTTGGAGTACTGCTTCCGGGGGCGCGAGGAGAGCGGCGCACGTGAGGTTCGGAGCGGGGTGAGAGTGGCGTTAAAGCCGGGCCGGGCCTGGGCGGCCTGGGCAGTCCgggctgctgtgggctgagtGGGGCGGTCCGGCCTGGCTTGGCTTGGCTTGTGCCGGTGGCTGCGGAAGGCGTTTGTTGCTCACCGCTCCTCACTGGGCTTTCGTTGTACGCTTCTGTGAGTAAAAGCGGGGTTAGGTGTTTGATAGTGTTATACCTTTAAAGTGCTTGTGAAGGACGAGTCTAACAGCTGCGTGTTGAGTTGTTGTGCCGTTTGTTCCGTAGGAGCGCAGCTATGGCGTCCACAGAGGAGAACTTTCCTCGAGGGGGAATCCAGAAGAAACACACCgaaacaacagggaaaaaagcaaaaccgAAGTTTGAGCAGGATAACCTGTTTGATGTACGTCCTTTATGTGCTCTTGGTTAAGCTTTAGAGTTCTGTCCATGGTCGGAATACGACCTAAAGTCCTTCCTGTCCCTTATTGCTATAGCAACATGTGGAAAAGACTTCCATAAAGAGGTACCTGCTGGCATCCTCCGTGCTGCTGGTCTCTTCAAGATCCCGGATGTTTTATATGTGTTGAATTGGATGTCAGGGCAGTTCAGTGAGAATTAGCAGCAGGTGTTGCACAAGCATCTGGTGCTGAGATACTTGCATTGCTCCACCACAGTTGTTGCATGCAGGCAAACTAAGTTTGGTCTCTCTCTGTTCTGTGGGTTATGGTGCAGTTTGCTTTTactgcttctctctgctcccACGATTCACAGCTTTATAAAAGATTGACCCCAGCTTAAAAGGTGATATTTTAGAAGACTCCCGTGAGGGCGTATAGAAATGAACATGCTtacttccctttttctcttgtgttttcaTCTGACTTTATTCCTGACGGTTGAGTTCTGCCATAACAAGATGCTCATCTTATtaactgcttttattcttttcctctctgcttatCATCTAATTTAGGTTCACCACGAAGAACAAAcgcagaaaagaaaaaggagtgaAGTCGATCATGGGAAGCAGAAGAAGTTCAAGGCAGACACAAAGGCTCCTGCTAAAGAAATTGCTGTTAGTTTTGAACCACTCGCAATTCAGGTTTGTGGataagtgttttattttgtgtctcTCTCTTAATGAGCTTTgtaaaaatgctgtgttttcccTCATTAAAACCCATAGCATACAGCAGCAATTCAGGACAGAAATTTGTCTACCACACTATTATCATTGTCTTGTCCAGATAACCGCTGCgtgctgttctttctgctttcccaggAGCTCTGTGAGGGGATGCTGTTCCTTGGTTGTATAAAAGAGGTCACTGTCTTTGAGCTTGTCATCAGCTTGCCCAATGGACTTACAGGATTTGTACCGGTCACGCAGATCAGCGACGCCTATAGTGAATTGTTGAACAAGCAAGTGACCCAAAGGGAGCCGTTGGAGGTGAGGCTGTGGGTGTGTGCGGCTGTGATTTCTGTCTGGGAGCCAGGGAAAATTAACTCAGAATCAAGACTGAAGACTTGCTTAGGAGCGTGCTTTCTGGTGTCTCACAGATAGCTTAAGTTTGGTTGGCTGCAACAGTTTAGCCTTGGTTAAATATTGTATGAACTTCATGGACAGCTTGTTAAACTTGGATagatttgtgctttctttttgctgcagtaGCTAAATACTGATCCTTGGCTATAAGCAGTTAAGTGAGGAAGTTGATGAAATGGTTGGAAGATGATGTGAGGATGCCAGTGTCTCTCAGAGAGCTTGGGGGGAACAGTATGGTCCTTATAGTCTTGTTGTGTGTCTGCATACAGTGTTCTCTGCCTAGTGCTAATGTATGTTTTCTCTGAGCCCAGCTATTTCAAACAATATTTTCAGATTCCTGATAATGCAGAAAGAGGATGGAGTAATCTGCTACTCCATCTATCTGGTGTCAGCTCTCCCTAAGTTGTTGTGGAATAGACAGTGCTGGATGCTAGCCAGTTAGTGGTGATGTTTTTCTTCGTTAAAGAGGTTTGGTGAGGTTGGTGTCTTACTCTGAAGATGCACTTTGATCCTCAGTTGCAACATCTTGTCTCTGTTCTGCTTGGAATTTCTGTTTAAGTAAAGCTTAGCAGACTTTGCATTATGTAGTGTTGTCTCTGCCTTTATATTGAGTTTGTGGTGTTTGTGGTATTTCCTGCCTTTTAATGTAGTGTTGTCAGAGATCAAGGACTTTCCTAagggatttttatttcaaaaactCCTTCAGTAACTCTTTCTGGCCTTCCTGCATAATTTAATATTGCCATATTTGTATGCTTGCTTACTTTTGCTCATGTTTCTGGGCAGGACTCAAATTCTCTCTCAGACCTGTATTCTCCAGGGATGCTGGTCAGATGCGCTGTGACCAGTGTTGAGAAAAGTGCCGATGGACGTCGGAGTATCAAATTGTCCATCAACCCTAAAATCGTCAACAAAGGTCTGAATGCATCAGCACTGGCATCAGGCATGGTATGTGTTCACAGCCTTTCTGGCTCTGTGAGGTGCTTCTTGGAGTGCATGAGTGGAACACCTCAGTTTGTCCTTGTATGCTGTCAGAACAGaacagggagctgctgccacTGGGGAATAGACATGGGAGGAGCGATCTATATTGGATCTTGTTTGTGTTCCTAC
This window harbors:
- the ATP5MK gene encoding ATP synthase membrane subunit K, mitochondrial — encoded protein: MAGHDSGSQHQFTGFQKYFNSYTLTGRRNYVIATYASVAMLILYFKFRPKKTTPAVADK